The following coding sequences lie in one Desulfovibrio psychrotolerans genomic window:
- the dgt gene encoding dGTP triphosphohydrolase, which produces MSSMDWERLLSTARLGQTRKTPKEGRTDFNTDHDRIVFSSAFRRLQDKTQVFPLAETDYVRTRLTHSLEASNIGRTLGTLAGRRILARLRGDNTNECTEDSGHGTAGSPSRRLADGTADGAGVNASLAGSSGSFATDRHGLSGDNGPSGHNGLHSLTEDDFGAVVATAALAHDMGNPPFGHSGEDAIREWFLSHPTGQEIIGQLPEACRADLLYFEGNAQGFRILNRLQFPDRAYGMRLTCAVLGAFMKYPCDASVMDSGQNAGGRYTKFGLFRAEKDSFAQAAEELGLIALRPDGSRCTGPDGTGQTPLAAWARHPLAYLVEAADDICYSIADVEDGFRRGRVTYDEVRDLLCPLIAPENNWWERSLEAMRQPTEQVEFLRAVAMGGVVRSAVDCFMEHEDALLRGEHLKKGLTRHMALATPFARLGEVNYAKVYQDPQVVEIEAAGYEVMDRLLTAFGGAVFRRYNGRMTTRDTTVVKLFPAIRHAAQDSLYEHMLEVTDFVSGMTDTSAVSLYKKLSGMTLGRG; this is translated from the coding sequence ATGAGCAGCATGGACTGGGAGCGACTTCTTTCCACCGCCCGTCTGGGACAGACCAGAAAGACCCCCAAGGAAGGCCGCACGGATTTTAACACCGACCATGACCGCATCGTCTTTTCCTCCGCCTTCCGACGCCTGCAGGACAAGACACAGGTATTTCCGCTGGCGGAGACAGACTACGTGCGCACCCGCCTGACCCACAGTCTGGAGGCTTCCAACATTGGCCGCACCTTGGGCACACTGGCGGGACGCCGCATTCTTGCCCGCCTGCGCGGTGACAACACGAACGAATGCACGGAAGACAGCGGGCACGGCACTGCGGGCAGTCCTTCGCGGCGGCTTGCCGATGGCACTGCCGATGGCGCAGGCGTGAATGCATCCCTTGCAGGCTCTTCGGGTTCCTTTGCGACCGACCGGCATGGCCTGTCCGGTGATAATGGCCCGTCCGGTCATAACGGCCTGCATAGCCTGACAGAAGACGACTTCGGCGCCGTGGTGGCCACCGCAGCGCTGGCGCACGACATGGGCAATCCGCCTTTCGGGCACAGCGGCGAGGACGCTATCCGCGAATGGTTCCTCTCCCACCCTACGGGTCAGGAAATTATCGGCCAGTTACCGGAAGCCTGCCGCGCCGATCTTCTCTACTTTGAGGGCAACGCGCAGGGGTTCCGCATTCTGAACCGGCTGCAGTTTCCGGACCGGGCATACGGGATGCGCCTGACCTGCGCGGTGCTGGGCGCGTTTATGAAGTACCCGTGCGATGCCTCTGTCATGGACAGCGGGCAGAATGCCGGGGGACGGTATACAAAATTCGGCCTGTTCCGGGCGGAGAAGGATAGCTTCGCGCAGGCGGCGGAAGAACTGGGACTGATAGCCCTGCGGCCTGACGGGTCACGTTGTACTGGGCCAGACGGCACCGGACAGACCCCATTGGCCGCATGGGCCCGGCATCCCCTCGCCTACCTCGTGGAGGCAGCCGATGATATCTGCTACTCCATTGCCGACGTGGAGGACGGCTTCCGGCGCGGACGCGTGACGTATGACGAAGTACGCGACCTGCTCTGCCCCCTCATCGCACCGGAAAACAACTGGTGGGAGCGCTCACTGGAAGCCATGCGTCAACCTACCGAGCAGGTGGAATTTCTCCGCGCTGTTGCCATGGGCGGCGTGGTGCGGAGCGCTGTGGACTGCTTTATGGAGCACGAAGACGCTCTGCTGCGCGGCGAACACCTGAAAAAGGGACTTACCCGGCACATGGCGCTGGCGACTCCCTTTGCGCGGCTGGGCGAGGTGAACTACGCCAAGGTCTATCAGGACCCGCAGGTGGTGGAGATAGAGGCTGCCGGCTACGAGGTGATGGACAGATTGCTCACTGCCTTCGGCGGTGCCGTGTTCAGACGTTATAACGGCCGCATGACCACACGGGATACAACCGTTGTCAAACTTTTCCCCGCCATCCGCCATGCGGCACAGGACAGTTTGTACGAACACATGCTGGAAGTTACCGACTTTGTTTCCGGCATGACCGACACCTCTGCCGTAAGCCTGTACAAGAAGCTCTCCGGCATGACGCTGGGCAGGGGGTAG
- the thrC gene encoding threonine synthase, giving the protein MRNADVFPRYRGNMEYFCLGCGSRHGVDELLYTCPTCGGVFLLDNLAFDRLAETPGDEWQQIFDERAASRNTALRGIFRFYELMAPVLEEEDIVYLGEGNTPIVEASPHLAEKTGVRFAYKNDGQNPSASFKDRGMACAFSYLKALVRRHGWDDVLTVCASTGDTSAAAALYASYVGAPLKSVVLLPHGKVTPQQLSQPLGSGATVLEVPGVFDDCMKVVEHLAEHYRVALLNSKNSWRILGQESYAFEIAQWYNWDVADKCVFVPIGNAGNITAVMGGFLKLHRLGIIPALPRVFGVQSHHADPVYRYYSVDDPAEREYRPVTVTPSVAQAAMIGNPVSFPRVRHFAEQFEAIGGRGAFQVLQVTEQQIMDGMIEVNRHGHIACTQGGECFAGLKRALELGLMAEGQSAVLDATAHAMKFAGFQDMYFSNAFPPEYGVVPDMSLANRPELLLDAADKDRLSPTEFTLAAAKAIAERLGLQGK; this is encoded by the coding sequence ATGCGAAACGCAGATGTATTTCCCCGCTACCGGGGAAACATGGAATATTTCTGCCTTGGCTGCGGTTCGCGCCACGGCGTGGATGAACTTTTGTACACCTGCCCCACGTGCGGCGGCGTGTTTCTGCTGGATAACCTTGCCTTTGACAGGCTGGCAGAAACCCCCGGCGATGAGTGGCAGCAGATTTTCGATGAGCGGGCCGCTTCGCGCAATACGGCCCTGCGCGGCATATTCCGTTTCTACGAGCTTATGGCCCCCGTGCTGGAAGAAGAGGATATCGTCTACCTCGGAGAGGGCAACACCCCCATAGTGGAAGCCAGCCCGCATCTGGCGGAAAAGACGGGGGTGCGGTTCGCCTACAAGAATGACGGGCAGAACCCCAGCGCCTCCTTCAAAGACCGGGGCATGGCGTGCGCCTTTTCCTACCTCAAGGCTCTGGTGCGCAGGCACGGATGGGACGATGTGCTCACCGTGTGCGCTTCAACGGGAGATACCTCTGCCGCTGCCGCGCTGTATGCCTCCTACGTGGGCGCGCCCCTCAAGTCCGTGGTGCTGCTGCCCCACGGCAAGGTCACGCCGCAGCAGCTTTCGCAGCCGCTGGGATCCGGTGCCACCGTGCTGGAAGTGCCCGGCGTGTTCGACGACTGCATGAAGGTGGTGGAGCATCTGGCGGAACACTACCGCGTGGCCCTGCTGAATTCCAAGAACAGCTGGCGCATTCTGGGGCAGGAATCCTATGCCTTTGAAATTGCCCAGTGGTATAACTGGGATGTGGCGGACAAATGCGTGTTTGTGCCCATTGGCAACGCGGGCAACATAACCGCCGTCATGGGCGGGTTCCTCAAGCTGCACAGGCTGGGCATCATCCCCGCGTTGCCCCGTGTCTTCGGTGTGCAGTCGCACCATGCGGACCCCGTCTACCGCTATTACAGCGTAGATGACCCTGCGGAGCGGGAATACAGGCCGGTCACGGTCACGCCTTCCGTGGCGCAGGCAGCCATGATAGGCAACCCGGTGTCCTTCCCGCGCGTGCGGCACTTTGCAGAACAGTTCGAGGCCATAGGCGGCCGCGGCGCGTTTCAGGTGTTGCAGGTCACGGAACAGCAGATCATGGACGGCATGATAGAGGTGAACCGCCACGGGCACATTGCCTGCACGCAGGGCGGCGAATGCTTTGCTGGCCTCAAACGCGCGCTGGAGCTGGGGCTTATGGCAGAAGGGCAGAGCGCCGTGCTGGATGCCACCGCCCATGCCATGAAGTTTGCCGGGTTTCAGGATATGTATTTCAGCAACGCCTTTCCGCCCGAATACGGCGTGGTGCCGGATATGTCGCTCGCCAACAGGCCGGAACTGCTGCTGGATGCGGCGGACAAAGACCGCCTTTCTCCCACCGAATTCACGCTGGCTGCCGCAAAGGCCATTGCGGAGCGGCTGGGATTGCAGGGAAAATAG
- a CDS encoding glycosyltransferase family 2 protein has protein sequence MLQQYWRGLPAWFRTALLPGTVGSFRCMRLAARALGGEHGDGQGVDATLFMAGRDLLLAAWEDDPLNGDFAHQLLSLDSQMPWLSMSAKATLLRLAACFNRPENQRYYQRLAQQADYGRIRSYLDGERAKDTANAYWLQQVLAVGELSGDLPWVLEHVRDHWPEPLVECAQLRMGVLTHVLTAMGRHDAVLHLFARAAQEGVTAVGLCAAAAVSEEAEAHHAAGAAARCLAEREAADSLLSMVPGGPLLLADRLAHCLWKAGEREGAHTLWRRILVLRPWNVNALMRLHDSVQENDRPQDGAQLGRVAALLYSWNKADDLNAALECLAPSASGLWRIVALNNGSTDGTGDVITAWADRLGGRMQAIHLPVNVGAPAARNWLKNLPEMAQADFIAYLDDDAMLPPDWLGHMARAVHVCPQASVWGGKILDQHAPHVVQSADLHLTIKSGTEEEVEAAFSLAHALAVPFNVKDIHAQVSDTGRFDYIRPCVSVTGCCHLFRAADLAAGGDFSLFYSPSQYDDLEHDLRMAVQGRHCAYTGFLAVRHLKRTGKAVGMSAAQYGNGMGNKFKLHAAYGRDRIEAIMRAESALLEQDLLAKASVLDSLPPE, from the coding sequence ATGTTGCAACAGTATTGGCGCGGGCTGCCCGCATGGTTCCGAACGGCACTGCTGCCGGGCACGGTGGGGTCGTTCCGCTGCATGCGGCTTGCCGCGCGGGCACTGGGCGGAGAGCACGGCGACGGGCAGGGGGTGGACGCCACCCTGTTCATGGCGGGGCGCGACCTGCTGCTGGCAGCGTGGGAAGATGACCCGCTGAACGGGGATTTTGCCCACCAGCTGCTCTCGCTGGACAGTCAGATGCCGTGGCTGAGCATGTCTGCCAAGGCCACGCTGCTGCGGCTGGCGGCCTGTTTCAACAGGCCGGAGAACCAGCGATACTATCAGCGGCTGGCGCAGCAGGCCGATTACGGCAGGATACGGAGCTATCTGGACGGCGAGCGGGCAAAGGACACCGCCAACGCCTACTGGTTGCAGCAGGTTCTGGCGGTGGGGGAGTTGTCGGGCGATCTTCCGTGGGTGCTGGAGCATGTGCGTGACCACTGGCCGGAACCGCTGGTCGAATGTGCGCAGTTGCGCATGGGGGTGCTCACCCATGTGCTCACCGCCATGGGGCGGCATGATGCGGTGCTGCATCTGTTTGCCCGCGCGGCGCAGGAAGGCGTGACCGCCGTGGGGCTGTGCGCCGCAGCCGCTGTGAGTGAGGAAGCGGAGGCGCACCATGCCGCCGGGGCTGCGGCCCGTTGTCTGGCGGAGAGGGAAGCCGCAGACTCCCTGCTGTCCATGGTGCCCGGTGGGCCGTTGCTGCTGGCGGACAGGCTGGCCCACTGCCTGTGGAAGGCAGGGGAGCGTGAGGGGGCGCATACGCTGTGGCGTCGCATACTGGTGTTGCGCCCCTGGAACGTGAACGCGCTCATGCGGCTGCACGACTCTGTGCAGGAAAACGACAGGCCGCAGGATGGCGCGCAACTGGGCCGGGTGGCGGCGTTGCTGTATTCGTGGAACAAGGCGGACGACCTGAACGCCGCCTTGGAATGCCTTGCGCCTTCCGCCTCCGGGCTATGGCGCATCGTGGCATTGAACAACGGCAGCACAGACGGCACAGGTGACGTGATAACCGCGTGGGCGGACCGGCTGGGCGGGCGCATGCAGGCAATTCACCTGCCGGTGAACGTGGGCGCGCCTGCTGCACGCAACTGGCTTAAAAACCTGCCGGAAATGGCGCAGGCTGATTTTATTGCCTATCTGGATGACGATGCCATGCTGCCGCCCGACTGGCTGGGGCACATGGCGCGCGCGGTGCATGTCTGCCCGCAGGCTTCCGTATGGGGCGGCAAAATTCTGGACCAGCATGCCCCGCACGTGGTGCAGTCCGCCGATCTGCATCTGACCATCAAGAGCGGCACGGAAGAAGAGGTGGAAGCGGCGTTCAGCCTTGCCCACGCCCTTGCCGTGCCCTTCAATGTAAAGGATATCCACGCGCAGGTGTCGGATACCGGACGGTTCGACTACATCCGCCCCTGTGTGTCCGTGACCGGGTGCTGCCACCTCTTCCGCGCGGCGGACCTTGCGGCGGGCGGAGATTTTTCACTGTTCTACTCGCCCTCGCAGTATGATGATCTGGAGCACGACCTGCGCATGGCGGTGCAGGGCAGGCACTGCGCCTACACGGGGTTCCTTGCGGTGCGCCACCTCAAGCGCACGGGCAAGGCGGTGGGCATGTCCGCCGCGCAATACGGTAACGGCATGGGCAATAAGTTCAAGCTGCACGCCGCCTATGGGCGTGACCGCATAGAGGCCATCATGCGGGCGGAGTCTGCGCTGCTGGAACAGGATTTGCTTGCCAAGGCCAGTGTGCTGGATTCCCTGCCGCCGGAGTAG
- a CDS encoding ribonuclease catalytic domain-containing protein codes for MASSLVRYPGPGCVVEFMHGNKAQVAWVLEEQSGKLRLFTLNKREMKLATARILPWAGPQYSGEHSRQQIGDILDDHHRRREAREAEIAALELWELAQGEVDKASVEWFAELLWEQPHVDDVAALGHALLACKTHFRFQPPDFEIYSAERVESRMVEERKREEREMLVTAGQEFFQSLWESASRGKPLGRQPEGELRERFRDVILGRMADPDNHDVEQVWKLLTKGLPEDPHMPLRLAQAWGLVPPHHNFWLDRAGYDCTEAWAAPHAEEVESLQRKVRDLCGEPDGYGYISIDSASTRDIDDAFAIARREDGGWRLRIAIACPALEWPFEGPLDREVLRRATSVYLPEGNGNMLPTALGTDFFSLMGGEVRPAMVLDMELSAEGETKRCAPSMQWVRLAGNLTYVDCEAVIAGGGEATPAAAHREQILCAMELADVLIARRVRNGAVIIDRNDPKVVLSGEGADVRVEIHDAEEVPRSMLLVSEMMILANSGLALWARERDVPLLHRTQDVAVPKEYAGIWSAPQDIARVVKSLSSALLEPAPKPHRGIGVEAYSPVTSPLRRYPDLMNVAQVLHYVREGAPLWTREALAAMLPVLGARLDAVGQIQRFRPRYWKLLYFRQRGDKEWWNAVVTEDNDMFVTVSLPREQIFVRGRRKSFGDKVYPGQRLRVRLGKVHPLENEIQILDVMEEE; via the coding sequence ATGGCATCTTCTCTGGTCCGGTATCCCGGTCCCGGCTGCGTTGTGGAGTTCATGCACGGCAACAAGGCGCAGGTGGCGTGGGTGCTGGAAGAACAATCCGGCAAGCTGCGGCTGTTCACCCTGAACAAGCGGGAAATGAAGCTGGCAACGGCGCGTATCCTGCCGTGGGCAGGACCGCAGTATTCCGGCGAGCATTCCCGGCAGCAGATAGGCGACATTCTGGATGACCACCACAGGCGGCGCGAGGCCCGCGAGGCGGAAATAGCCGCGCTGGAACTGTGGGAACTGGCGCAGGGCGAGGTGGATAAAGCCTCTGTGGAGTGGTTTGCCGAACTGCTGTGGGAACAGCCTCATGTGGACGATGTGGCCGCACTGGGGCATGCCCTGCTTGCGTGCAAGACACACTTCCGGTTTCAGCCGCCGGACTTTGAGATCTATTCCGCAGAGCGTGTGGAATCGCGCATGGTGGAAGAGCGCAAGCGCGAAGAACGCGAGATGCTGGTGACCGCTGGGCAGGAATTCTTCCAGTCCCTGTGGGAGTCGGCGTCACGCGGCAAACCGCTGGGCAGGCAGCCGGAAGGCGAACTGCGGGAGCGGTTCAGGGACGTTATCCTCGGGCGCATGGCAGACCCGGATAACCACGATGTTGAGCAGGTCTGGAAGCTGCTCACAAAAGGGCTGCCGGAAGACCCGCACATGCCGCTGCGGCTGGCGCAGGCGTGGGGGCTGGTTCCGCCGCACCACAATTTCTGGCTGGACCGCGCAGGCTACGACTGCACAGAGGCTTGGGCAGCACCCCACGCGGAAGAGGTGGAATCCCTGCAACGCAAGGTGCGTGACCTGTGCGGCGAACCGGACGGGTACGGGTATATTTCCATAGATTCCGCCTCCACGCGCGACATTGACGATGCCTTTGCCATTGCGCGCAGAGAGGACGGGGGCTGGCGTCTGCGCATCGCCATTGCCTGCCCCGCGCTGGAATGGCCCTTTGAAGGACCGCTGGACCGCGAAGTGCTGCGGCGTGCCACCAGCGTGTATCTGCCGGAGGGCAACGGCAATATGCTGCCCACCGCGCTGGGCACGGACTTTTTCAGCCTTATGGGGGGCGAGGTGCGCCCTGCCATGGTGCTGGATATGGAACTTTCCGCAGAGGGCGAGACTAAGCGGTGCGCGCCTTCCATGCAGTGGGTGCGCCTTGCAGGCAACCTTACCTATGTGGACTGCGAGGCGGTTATCGCCGGAGGCGGGGAAGCAACGCCCGCTGCTGCGCACAGGGAACAGATTCTTTGTGCCATGGAGCTTGCAGATGTGCTCATCGCCCGCCGGGTGCGCAACGGGGCGGTGATTATAGACCGCAACGACCCCAAGGTGGTGCTCAGCGGCGAAGGGGCTGACGTGCGGGTGGAAATCCACGACGCGGAAGAAGTGCCCCGGTCCATGCTGCTGGTGAGCGAAATGATGATTCTGGCCAATTCCGGTCTTGCGCTGTGGGCGCGGGAACGGGATGTGCCCCTGCTGCACCGCACGCAGGATGTGGCGGTGCCCAAGGAGTATGCGGGTATCTGGAGCGCGCCGCAGGATATTGCCCGTGTGGTCAAGTCGCTCTCCTCCGCCTTGCTGGAACCCGCCCCCAAGCCGCACCGGGGCATAGGGGTAGAGGCGTACAGCCCGGTCACGTCTCCGCTGCGCCGTTACCCGGACCTGATGAACGTGGCGCAGGTGCTGCATTATGTGCGCGAAGGCGCGCCCTTGTGGACGCGGGAAGCCCTTGCCGCCATGCTGCCCGTGCTGGGTGCCCGGCTGGATGCCGTGGGGCAGATACAGCGGTTCCGTCCGCGTTACTGGAAGCTACTGTATTTCCGCCAGCGGGGCGACAAGGAGTGGTGGAACGCCGTGGTAACGGAAGATAATGACATGTTCGTCACCGTTTCGCTGCCGCGCGAGCAGATTTTCGTGCGGGGCAGGCGCAAGTCGTTCGGCGACAAGGTGTATCCCGGCCAGCGGCTGCGCGTGCGGCTGGGCAAGGTGCATCCGCTGGAAAACGAGATACAGATCCTTGATGTGATGGAAGAAGAATAG
- the plsY gene encoding glycerol-3-phosphate 1-O-acyltransferase PlsY, translated as MLGILLWLLIAYMIGSVPFGLLVAKAACGVDPRNGGSGNVGATNVARLCGTRYGMLTLVLDLLKGVVPVWAGMLVSTSPLFLSLVALAALLGHVYSMFLDFKGGKAVATTIGVFIPLAFSSLLASALVCLLVIWRTGYVSLGSLTLVTIMPAALLITGCWAYIPLALGVMALVYWTHRENIARLARGEEKSWQKKKHEEAA; from the coding sequence ATGCTGGGTATACTTTTGTGGCTCCTCATCGCGTACATGATAGGTTCCGTTCCCTTCGGCCTGCTGGTGGCCAAGGCCGCCTGCGGTGTGGACCCGCGCAACGGCGGCAGCGGCAACGTGGGAGCCACCAACGTGGCAAGGCTGTGCGGTACCCGCTACGGCATGCTGACGCTGGTGCTGGACCTGCTCAAGGGCGTGGTGCCTGTGTGGGCGGGCATGCTGGTAAGCACCAGCCCGCTGTTCCTTTCGCTGGTCGCGCTGGCTGCGCTGCTGGGGCATGTGTACTCCATGTTTCTGGACTTCAAGGGCGGCAAGGCTGTGGCCACCACCATCGGCGTGTTCATCCCGCTGGCGTTTTCCAGCCTGCTTGCTTCGGCGCTGGTGTGTCTGCTGGTCATCTGGCGCACGGGCTACGTTTCCCTTGGCTCGCTCACTCTGGTAACCATTATGCCTGCGGCACTGCTCATCACCGGCTGCTGGGCATATATTCCCCTTGCGCTGGGCGTAATGGCGCTGGTGTACTGGACCCACCGCGAAAACATTGCGCGGCTGGCACGCGGCGAGGAAAAGTCCTGGCAAAAGAAAAAGCATGAGGAAGCGGCATAA
- a CDS encoding IMP cyclohydrolase, with protein sequence MSDKVSSVSNGLKNMYKTILGDPFPAEMTVRLGDRELVYRKRVWTIDGEEKGLRYGENPDQPAALYELAEGGLTLGGVSFRGAGKGLVSALTEEHMIQAGKHPGKTNLTDVDNGINMLQYLTAKPAALILKHNNPCGAAWSAKGVADALDKAYRSDRIAAFGGAVVVNRPMDKAAAELVNSVYFEVVAAPDFEEGVVDILKKRKNLRILHIPGMARLEELVSEPFLDFKCLTDGGIIIQQSFRNRILTVDDFLPATADKNGVQVAARKPTPEEADDLLFAWAVESGVTSNSIIFARGGATVSIGTGEQDRVGCVELTVHKAYTKYADMLAFTEHNLSLYEMKQKAATDPALAEALADIDARTRAARGGLPGTAMVSDGFFPFRDGVDAALAHGVSAIAQPGGSMRDHEVIQAVNEASPQVAMVFTGQRSFKH encoded by the coding sequence ATGAGCGACAAGGTGAGCAGCGTGTCCAACGGGCTGAAAAATATGTACAAGACCATTCTCGGCGATCCGTTTCCGGCGGAAATGACCGTCCGTCTCGGCGACCGGGAACTGGTGTACCGCAAGCGGGTATGGACCATTGACGGCGAGGAAAAGGGGCTGCGCTACGGCGAAAACCCCGATCAGCCGGCCGCCCTGTATGAACTGGCTGAAGGCGGACTGACCCTCGGCGGCGTGAGCTTCCGCGGCGCGGGCAAGGGGCTTGTTTCCGCCCTGACCGAAGAGCATATGATTCAGGCGGGCAAGCATCCGGGCAAGACCAACCTCACGGACGTGGACAACGGCATAAACATGCTGCAGTACCTGACCGCCAAACCCGCCGCACTTATTCTCAAGCACAACAATCCGTGCGGCGCGGCATGGTCCGCCAAGGGCGTTGCCGACGCGCTGGACAAGGCCTACCGCAGCGACCGCATTGCCGCCTTCGGCGGCGCGGTGGTGGTGAACCGGCCCATGGATAAGGCCGCCGCAGAACTGGTGAACAGCGTGTATTTTGAGGTGGTGGCCGCCCCGGATTTTGAAGAGGGCGTGGTAGATATCCTCAAGAAGCGCAAGAACCTGCGCATTCTGCACATTCCCGGCATGGCGCGGCTTGAGGAACTGGTGAGCGAGCCGTTCCTTGATTTCAAATGCCTGACAGACGGCGGCATCATCATCCAGCAGTCGTTCCGCAACCGCATCCTCACCGTAGATGATTTTCTGCCCGCCACGGCGGACAAAAACGGCGTGCAGGTGGCGGCGCGCAAACCCACCCCGGAAGAGGCAGACGACCTGCTCTTCGCGTGGGCGGTGGAGTCCGGCGTTACCTCCAACTCCATTATCTTTGCGCGCGGCGGTGCCACGGTTTCCATCGGCACGGGCGAGCAGGACCGCGTGGGCTGCGTGGAACTGACCGTGCACAAGGCCTACACCAAGTATGCGGACATGCTGGCCTTTACCGAGCATAACCTGTCGCTGTACGAGATGAAGCAAAAGGCCGCCACAGACCCTGCATTGGCAGAAGCCCTTGCGGACATAGACGCCCGCACCCGCGCTGCCAGGGGTGGTCTGCCAGGAACGGCCATGGTTTCGGACGGCTTTTTCCCCTTCCGCGACGGCGTGGATGCGGCACTGGCGCACGGCGTTTCCGCCATTGCCCAGCCCGGCGGCTCCATGCGCGACCATGAGGTGATTCAGGCTGTGAACGAAGCCAGCCCGCAGGTGGCCATGGTGTTTACGGGCCAGCGGTCCTTTAAGCATTAA